The following are from one region of the Leptospira selangorensis genome:
- a CDS encoding phosphopantothenoylcysteine decarboxylase, with amino-acid sequence MAKYSKIIISSGPTREWIDPVRFISNASSGKMGYCLAEEAAHLVKDVVYIRGLTEPKYSDPKGARVVKVETTLEMRDAVLKEMDSSSILIMAAAPADFRPKNANESKIKKEEGSDTLVLELIKNPDILVSVHEKIEAENLKDVLRIGFSAETDLLDQNALGKLRKKNLDFIVGNYVGKDSKGFGDLDTSVIIFGKEGSKKEIGPASKETIAKGILEYLDILSKQESIR; translated from the coding sequence TTGGCTAAATATTCAAAAATTATAATAAGCTCAGGACCCACTAGAGAGTGGATCGATCCTGTACGTTTTATTTCTAATGCGTCTTCCGGAAAAATGGGATATTGTTTGGCAGAAGAAGCGGCACACTTAGTAAAAGATGTAGTTTATATTCGCGGGTTAACCGAGCCAAAATATTCCGATCCTAAGGGTGCAAGAGTTGTAAAGGTAGAAACCACTCTGGAAATGAGAGACGCGGTTCTGAAAGAAATGGATTCTTCTTCCATTCTAATAATGGCCGCTGCTCCCGCAGATTTTCGTCCTAAAAATGCAAACGAATCCAAGATCAAAAAAGAAGAAGGCAGCGACACCTTAGTTCTGGAGCTGATCAAAAATCCGGACATACTTGTTTCCGTTCATGAAAAGATCGAAGCAGAAAATCTGAAAGATGTGCTTCGTATAGGCTTCTCCGCAGAAACGGATCTATTGGATCAAAATGCGCTCGGTAAACTCAGGAAGAAAAATCTGGATTTTATCGTAGGGAATTACGTAGGCAAGGACTCCAAAGGTTTTGGAGATTTGGATACTAGCGTGATTATTTTCGGAAAAGAAGGTTCTAAAAAAGAGATTGGTCCCGCTTCTAAGGAGACCATTGCTAAAGGTATTTTAGAATATTTGGATATTCTTTCTAAACAAGAGAGTATTAGATAA
- a CDS encoding phosphopantothenoylcysteine decarboxylase produces the protein MDKKDILIAVSGSIAAFRACELVRNLTKEGYPVSVIMTQNATKFIGPITFEALTGKKVQVDEYEQGMAHIDARNRAAVIAVVPATANLIAKMANGIADDLVTSTYLAAKCPVLVAPAMNPNMFTHPATQRNLARLKEDGVIILDPQEGVVVCGDEGYGKLADVPVMQKKILELYLKTSK, from the coding sequence ATGGATAAAAAGGATATTCTAATCGCAGTCAGCGGAAGTATCGCGGCCTTTAGGGCATGTGAACTGGTGCGTAATCTTACCAAAGAAGGTTATCCTGTTTCCGTGATCATGACCCAGAATGCCACCAAGTTTATAGGTCCGATCACATTCGAGGCTCTTACTGGCAAAAAAGTCCAGGTAGACGAATATGAGCAGGGAATGGCGCATATCGATGCGAGAAATCGTGCAGCTGTGATAGCGGTTGTTCCTGCTACGGCAAATCTTATCGCAAAAATGGCTAATGGAATTGCCGACGATCTTGTAACTTCTACCTATCTTGCTGCGAAATGTCCTGTGTTGGTCGCTCCTGCAATGAATCCGAATATGTTCACTCATCCGGCTACTCAAAGGAATCTCGCACGTTTGAAAGAAGACGGAGTAATTATTCTAGATCCTCAGGAAGGAGTAGTGGTCTGCGGTGACGAAGGTTACGGCAAACTGGCTGACGTTCCGGTAATGCAAAAAAAAATTCTGGAATTGTATCTGAAAACTTCTAAATAA
- a CDS encoding homoserine dehydrogenase: MQTIRIGLIGAGTVGSGVLKILSEESARFEKEYGISLNVHTICTRTPSKIAPISKLFSKVKITDDYKQVVGNPEIDTIIELVGGTTISEEIVLGALQSKQTVITANKALLSEKGEIIYRTAEENQTEIGFEASVGGSIPIIRAIRNCLAGDKVLGLYGILNGTTNFILSKMETEGLDYKEALKLAQEKGFAEADPSFDVEGIDTAHKISILGSLAFGEKIPLQNIVVEGITKITRLDIAFASDLGYRIKLLGLVRKLDGKVEARVQPVMIPKHHAFASVMNETNAVYYKTAFAGPGLIVGKGAGALPTASAVVSDLIYYSSRRGKNLPMEKNRFPKASISEANQTEARYYLRFNTLDQPGVLAEIAKDLGTNGVSISSVRQNESEKEPAEVVVVTHPCVEASISASLGRIDASEVVLEPSVAIRLEDKL, translated from the coding sequence ATGCAGACGATTCGAATCGGATTAATTGGCGCAGGCACTGTCGGCTCAGGAGTTCTTAAAATTCTTTCGGAAGAATCCGCAAGATTCGAAAAAGAATACGGTATCTCCCTAAATGTACATACTATTTGTACTAGAACTCCCTCAAAAATCGCCCCTATTTCGAAATTATTTTCTAAAGTAAAAATAACAGACGATTACAAACAAGTGGTGGGAAACCCCGAAATCGATACAATCATCGAACTTGTAGGAGGTACAACAATCTCCGAAGAGATCGTATTGGGTGCCTTACAATCCAAACAGACCGTAATCACCGCTAATAAAGCACTCCTTTCCGAGAAAGGAGAGATCATTTATAGAACTGCAGAAGAAAACCAAACAGAAATCGGATTCGAAGCTTCCGTCGGAGGTTCTATTCCGATCATCCGAGCCATACGAAATTGTTTGGCGGGCGATAAGGTTTTAGGACTTTACGGGATCTTAAATGGAACAACTAACTTCATTCTTTCCAAAATGGAAACGGAAGGTTTAGACTATAAAGAAGCTCTCAAACTTGCTCAGGAAAAGGGATTTGCAGAAGCGGATCCAAGCTTCGATGTAGAAGGTATAGATACCGCGCATAAGATCAGCATTTTAGGATCCCTGGCCTTCGGAGAAAAAATACCCTTACAGAACATAGTTGTAGAAGGTATAACAAAGATTACACGATTAGATATAGCATTCGCTTCTGATCTTGGCTATAGGATCAAGTTACTCGGCCTTGTAAGAAAATTAGATGGCAAAGTAGAAGCAAGGGTCCAACCTGTAATGATCCCAAAACACCATGCATTCGCAAGCGTGATGAATGAGACAAATGCAGTGTATTATAAGACTGCATTTGCCGGTCCGGGTCTGATCGTAGGAAAAGGTGCAGGCGCATTGCCTACCGCTTCCGCAGTGGTTTCCGATCTGATCTATTACAGCTCAAGACGGGGCAAAAATCTTCCGATGGAAAAGAACAGATTTCCAAAAGCTTCCATATCGGAAGCTAACCAAACAGAGGCTAGATATTATCTGAGATTTAATACCTTGGACCAACCAGGGGTTTTGGCGGAAATTGCAAAAGATTTGGGAACAAACGGAGTATCTATTTCTTCTGTTCGCCAAAACGAATCTGAAAAGGAACCTGCAGAAGTAGTCGTGGTCACACATCCGTGTGTCGAAGCTTCCATTTCTGCGTCTTTAGGAAGGATAGATGCTTCCGAAGTGGTATTAGAACCCTCGGTCGCAATCCGCTTGGAAGACAAATTGTAA
- a CDS encoding STAS domain-containing protein, giving the protein MAKTEFEGLYIETKRDSVGDKEVLVVIMNGKVTNSNAFEISRKINFVFDEGIYEIILDLSSLEYINSVGVATLLTLIKTVDQHNGKIVIGGLNHFLENVIRLMELPKKVAIYHTLDEAKAVFK; this is encoded by the coding sequence ATGGCAAAAACGGAATTCGAAGGCCTTTACATAGAAACTAAAAGAGACTCCGTCGGAGACAAAGAAGTTTTAGTCGTCATCATGAACGGAAAAGTGACGAATTCGAACGCTTTCGAAATTTCCAGAAAGATCAATTTCGTTTTCGACGAAGGGATCTACGAGATCATCTTAGATCTTTCTTCTTTGGAATATATCAATAGTGTTGGAGTTGCGACTCTTCTAACCTTGATCAAAACTGTAGACCAGCATAACGGAAAGATAGTGATCGGCGGATTGAATCACTTTTTAGAGAATGTGATCCGATTGATGGAATTACCTAAAAAAGTGGCGATCTATCATACTCTGGACGAAGCCAAAGCAGTCTTTAAATAA
- a CDS encoding hemolysin family protein — MDVIGFLVILLLIFANGFFVSAEFALVSIRPSRLEELIRDGRPMAALTKKAASMLNDMLSVCQVGITIASLLLGWVGEGYLSSWIEPIFHYAGYPDSDLTVHGVAVAISFALITFLHILLGELLPKTVAIQKTETLALVTSAPIFFFYYLFFPITFFLNGLTSFMLKMIGFKEDSHRIIHSPEELMILIQEQNKQGNIDQEEFQIIQNTFQFSEHLAKDVMTHRLSIVGIPADSQMDGVLSIIAEHHFSRYPVYDGTTDNIVGIIHVQAFLAWLSESKRNKKAKVTTIMQPPIVVPEGMSIEKVLQKLRVAKQHMAIVIDEYGGVSGLLTMEDIVEEVFGEIRDETDDHETDAVPSHSPDAFDIDGETELDELKEILTGIEEEELNDIRTIAGFILEKLEDMPKEGTEVAIPVGKLTVEKMDGNKIMTVRFTRLSAPSSFAI, encoded by the coding sequence ATGGACGTGATTGGATTTTTAGTAATACTTCTTCTTATTTTTGCGAACGGATTTTTTGTATCTGCAGAATTTGCTCTAGTCTCGATCAGGCCTTCTCGTTTGGAAGAATTGATCAGAGACGGCAGGCCTATGGCTGCACTTACAAAAAAAGCAGCCAGCATGTTGAACGATATGCTCTCGGTATGTCAGGTTGGGATCACAATCGCAAGCTTACTCTTAGGTTGGGTGGGAGAAGGTTATCTATCCAGTTGGATAGAACCTATTTTTCATTACGCAGGTTATCCTGATTCGGACTTAACTGTTCATGGTGTTGCGGTAGCGATCTCATTTGCGCTGATCACGTTTTTGCATATTCTTTTGGGAGAACTTCTTCCTAAAACGGTAGCGATCCAGAAGACGGAAACCTTGGCCTTGGTGACAAGTGCTCCTATATTCTTTTTTTATTATTTATTCTTCCCTATTACGTTTTTCTTAAATGGGCTCACATCTTTTATGCTCAAGATGATCGGGTTTAAGGAAGATTCTCATCGTATCATTCATTCTCCGGAAGAATTGATGATCTTGATCCAGGAGCAGAATAAACAGGGAAATATTGATCAGGAAGAATTTCAGATCATCCAAAATACTTTCCAGTTCTCCGAACATTTGGCGAAGGATGTGATGACTCATCGTTTGAGCATTGTGGGAATCCCTGCGGACAGCCAGATGGATGGAGTTCTTTCTATTATCGCGGAACATCATTTTTCCAGATATCCTGTGTATGACGGGACTACCGATAATATAGTAGGTATCATTCACGTTCAGGCTTTCTTAGCTTGGCTTTCCGAATCTAAACGAAATAAGAAAGCAAAAGTCACTACAATCATGCAGCCCCCTATCGTGGTTCCGGAAGGTATGTCGATAGAGAAGGTGCTTCAGAAATTGCGGGTCGCAAAACAACATATGGCGATCGTGATCGACGAGTATGGCGGAGTTTCCGGACTACTTACTATGGAAGACATAGTAGAAGAAGTTTTCGGTGAAATTCGGGACGAGACTGACGATCATGAAACGGACGCCGTTCCATCACATTCTCCGGATGCATTCGACATAGATGGAGAAACCGAGTTAGACGAATTAAAAGAGATCCTAACAGGTATCGAAGAAGAAGAGCTAAACGATATCCGCACAATTGCAGGTTTTATTTTAGAGAAGTTAGAGGATATGCCTAAGGAAGGAACTGAAGTCGCGATCCCTGTAGGTAAACTGACCGTAGAAAAAATGGACGGAAACAAGATAATGACCGTCCGTTTTACAAGGCTTTCCGCTCCTTCTTCCTTTGCGATTTAA